GGCGAAGTTGAGCAGCAGCAGGGCCGCGGCCAGACCGCCGACCACCAGCGCGGGGGCGCTCGGCATTCCGGTGCGCGGGTTCACGCGCGCGAGGCGGCCGGAGAACGGCAGCCGGCCGTCGCGGGCCATGGAGAACAGCATCCGGCAGGCTGCCGTCTGGATCGCGAGCGTCGCCACCGCGATCGCGACCACCACGTCCGCCAGGAGCGCCTTGCCGACCCCGTCCCCGAGGCTGCTGGTGAGGACGTAGCTGAGCCCGTCGACCCCGAGGCGTCCGTCGGTCAGACTGGGCGCGGCCAGCAGGCCGCCCAGCACGATCAGCCCGCCGAGCAGGCCGGCCGCGCCGAGCGCGGTGAGGATCGTGCGGGGCGCGGTGCGTCGCGGGTGATGCGTCTCCTCGCTCATCTCGCCCGCGCTGTCGAAGCCGATCATCACGTAGGCGGCGGTGAACGACCCGACGAGCAGTGCGCCGAACAGGCTGTTCTGCGCGGCCCCTTCGGTGTGGAAGGTGATCCCGGGGGTGCGCTCGGAGTGGGTCAGCAGCAGGACGACGATCAGCACCGCGCCGATGATCTCGGCCGTCACTCCGACCCGGTTGATCACCGACATCACACGGTTGTCCAGGACGTTCACCAGCGTCGTCAGCGCCAGCAGGATCACGCCGAGCAGTGCCGCGTTGGCCGCGCCGTCCGGCGAGGTGGGCGCAGGGTCGGTGCCGATCAGCTGGAAGCCCGACCAGATGGCCGGCAGCACCATCTGGAGCGCGAGCGCGGCCGCGGCGACGACGACGATCTGCCCGATCACCATGATCCAGCCCGCGAACCAGCCGAACGAGGGCGTCGACAGCCGCGACGCCCACTGGTAGATGGCGCCCGAGATCGGGTAGCGCGCCGCCAGCTCCGCGAAGCACGCGGCGACCAGCAGCTGACCGACCAGCACGACGGGCCAGGCCCAGAAGAAGACCGGGCCGCCGAAGGCGTATCCGAAGGCGAAGAACTGGAAGACGGTCGTCAGGACGGAGATGAAGGAGAACCCGGCGGCGAACGAGGCGTACCGGCCGAGGCTGCGGTGCAGCTCCTGGCGGTAGCCGAACTCGGCGAGGGAGCCGTCGCCCGCGTCGGGGAGTTGCGGCGGGTCGGGGCGTACGTCGGAGGGGGTCGTTGTCGTCACGGCGAAACCTGCCTTGGTCCCAGTGAACTTGATTCCTGTCGGGCGACAGAAATTAGGGACGGGCTGTTTCGTACGCGTCACGCCGCCGTGTCCGGGGCGGGCCCAAGTTCTCACGTCGTCACGGGTCGCAGTGCATCGCGTTGTATCGCGTCTTGATTCCTGCTCCTCCGCCGGTGCTCGTGACGGCCGGTGACCGCCGGTGATGCGGAGCGGCAAGAATGCCCCCACCCCGTCAGTTCCCGTCGCTCACGGCCGAGTTGGACATGCTCCGGCCGGCTCCCGACAGGGGCACCGCCCCCGTCCGGGCCGGCGGACGGTGCGACACGGGGCCGGTGCGCTTCAGGAGAGGGCCGGCGAGGCGGCCCTCTCTTCGGGTGCCGGCCGCTTCCGCCGGGTCACGCGGCCGGCGCCGCGCCTTCCTGTTCCGCCTCCACGCGTGCGTTCCAGTCCCGCTTCGCGGCCTGCCAGCCGTCCTCGTCGTGGCCGAGCCGCCAGTAACCGGAGACCGACAGGTCCTCGCGCGGGATCCCCAGCTCGACGCGCAGGAGTTTGCGCAGGTCCTTCACGCAGGCGGCCTCACCGTGCACG
This Streptomyces sp. NBC_00377 DNA region includes the following protein-coding sequences:
- a CDS encoding amino acid permease, which translates into the protein MTTTTPSDVRPDPPQLPDAGDGSLAEFGYRQELHRSLGRYASFAAGFSFISVLTTVFQFFAFGYAFGGPVFFWAWPVVLVGQLLVAACFAELAARYPISGAIYQWASRLSTPSFGWFAGWIMVIGQIVVVAAAALALQMVLPAIWSGFQLIGTDPAPTSPDGAANAALLGVILLALTTLVNVLDNRVMSVINRVGVTAEIIGAVLIVVLLLTHSERTPGITFHTEGAAQNSLFGALLVGSFTAAYVMIGFDSAGEMSEETHHPRRTAPRTILTALGAAGLLGGLIVLGGLLAAPSLTDGRLGVDGLSYVLTSSLGDGVGKALLADVVVAIAVATLAIQTAACRMLFSMARDGRLPFSGRLARVNPRTGMPSAPALVVGGLAAALLLLNFASPEAFLAIGTTCIVMLYLAYAMVTGPLLVRRLRGEFSSAGTDETGARLFSLGRWGVPVNALALLYGLLMTVNLAWPRAAVYDPAGGHWYFQWFTVLFLAATLATGVAYRTYRKRTPAPAPAVPETATA